The Parashewanella spongiae genome has a window encoding:
- a CDS encoding transposase — protein sequence MKVKLVFCRGVNPDKKKAGKHDWALFLSTDASLSDEKILEIYALRWGIEVYFKEAKQHLGFLSEQSRHYSAYIASIHLTGLRFCLLLHAKQNDENSKVCDSRNLLCDSLQNLDFACKLWGLFKALISDAVSSISSLSTTESEIILNKINEEVTSFFNQVMQMDTFTLRQEAISTGKYP from the coding sequence ATTAAGGTTAAACTCGTCTTTTGTCGAGGTGTTAATCCTGATAAGAAAAAAGCAGGTAAACACGATTGGGCATTATTTTTAAGTACGGACGCTTCGCTAAGCGATGAAAAAATTCTTGAAATTTACGCTTTGCGTTGGGGAATTGAAGTGTACTTCAAGGAAGCCAAACAACATCTTGGCTTTTTGAGTGAGCAAAGTCGTCATTACAGTGCTTATATTGCTTCAATTCATCTAACAGGGTTGAGATTTTGCTTGCTTCTGCATGCGAAGCAAAATGATGAAAACAGCAAAGTCTGTGACTCAAGGAACCTACTTTGCGACAGTCTACAAAATTTAGATTTTGCTTGTAAATTATGGGGCTTATTTAAGGCTTTGATCAGCGATGCAGTTTCTAGTATTTCTTCGTTATCAACAACAGAAAGCGAAATCATACTGAATAAAATCAACGAAGAAGTGACCTCGTTTTTTAATCAAGTCATGCAAATGGATACTTTTACATTACGCCAAGAGGCTATTTCTACTGGAAAGTACCCATGA
- a CDS encoding transposase, protein MKSLSLPSLTSNFLQRSGIQIDNSFSTSWKQLGFVSMLTSCGFSKRSGIEATEVVYLLMLWVWLKVDTISMFAKESLLSFSSAKKDVLYDLLNREDLNWRKLQLYTAKKLIKQEGKSKVRAFVVDDSVKQRRGKKMPGVSSHFDHLTGRCVMGQQVLSFGYASDSQFVPLDNELFISQTKAQPLTRKFKDERSIVAKRYKQSVAQTKPAMVAGMVKCALGVGIETDYFLADSWFATKPIISMTLEHDLTAILRMKKNKMKYRLADKSECSAAELFKTQVKGRWQKLAGLPYQTKSIVVELNLAETAKLEPN, encoded by the coding sequence ATGAAATCACTTTCTCTACCATCACTTACTTCTAATTTTTTACAGCGTTCAGGCATTCAAATTGATAATTCGTTCAGCACATCATGGAAACAGCTTGGTTTTGTTTCAATGTTGACATCTTGTGGCTTCAGTAAACGTTCGGGTATTGAAGCAACCGAAGTCGTTTACTTACTAATGCTTTGGGTTTGGTTGAAGGTTGATACCATATCTATGTTTGCTAAAGAGTCACTACTCAGCTTTTCTTCTGCTAAGAAAGATGTGCTTTATGATTTACTCAACCGAGAAGACTTGAATTGGAGAAAACTGCAACTTTACACCGCTAAAAAACTCATAAAACAGGAAGGCAAGAGTAAAGTCAGAGCTTTTGTTGTCGATGATTCAGTAAAGCAACGTCGTGGTAAGAAAATGCCCGGCGTATCCAGTCACTTCGACCATTTGACAGGGCGTTGTGTTATGGGACAGCAAGTACTGAGTTTTGGCTACGCTTCTGATAGTCAATTTGTCCCACTGGATAATGAACTCTTCATCAGTCAAACCAAAGCACAACCTCTAACCCGTAAATTTAAAGATGAGCGCTCAATAGTCGCTAAACGTTACAAGCAATCTGTGGCTCAAACTAAGCCTGCTATGGTTGCAGGTATGGTTAAATGTGCGCTGGGAGTAGGTATTGAAACTGATTATTTTCTTGCAGACTCTTGGTTTGCCACCAAGCCTATTATCAGCATGACGCTTGAGCATGATTTGACGGCTATTCTCCGAATGAAAAAAAACAAAATGAAGTACCGCTTAGCGGATAAATCAGAGTGCAGTGCCGCCGAACTATTCAAAACCCAAGTAAAAGGCCGATGGCAAAAACTAGCAGGGTTGCCTTATCAAACAAAGTCCATTGTCGTTGAGTTGAATCTAGCAGAAACGGCAAAGCTTGAGCCGAATTGA